The genomic DNA GGCCGATTTCTTTACCTTTATAAGTCTGATTAGATCATTAGAGAACCATCGCGGATAGCTATCAGATCGGATACGTCTCTTAGGTACAAACATTTCTACTGCCTCAAAGActtttatataaaagaaatccACCGCGTCGTTAACCGAAAGACCTCGAAGTGAGCTATCCCAGTCAATGTTGTTAAAGTACTATATCATACTGCCATAGTCAGCGTTCACATAATCAAACTTGAAGGTGTATGGCTGAGGAGGGGGCAGAGGGAGAGTTGGAAGGCATAAGGGGAGGATGTTAAGGGGAGGATGATCAGATCAAGAAGTAGGAGTGAGTTAACAGTAATGTGGAGAGAGACAGAAAGTAGGTTGGAAAAAACAAGGTCAAGGATGGAGTTATGACAGTTAGGAAAGGTGTTAAGTTGATGAAAGTTACAGGCCTCCAGCAACTCAACAGTGTCATTATAGATGGAAACGTTTCTACTATTGGAGGAATTATCTAAGTAAGGAGAGGAAAAGGACGAGGAAGCAAAGTGCCATTTAATAAACGGCATGTTAAAGTCACCGACAATAAGGAAGTTACATGGTGGAAAGGATGTGACGATGTTGTAAATAGAGTCGAAGTGATTGCGATAGATAGATGGAGGAGATGATGGTGGTATATACAATGTTGAGATAACGATAGGATtgggagaaagagaaattttGACAAAAAGGTGTTCAACTAGGTTGAAGGGTGAAGGCATACATACACAGGGAAGAGAGGAATGGACAGCAATGAGAACACCCCCTTCTCTACTGTGATCACTGGTGGTGTGGTTTTTATCCGAACGAAAGATTTCGTAGTTATCAAGGCCGAGCTCGGGCGTAAAGAAGCTGTCGTTTAGCCATGTTcctgtaaaaataataatatcgtaAGAGGTCGGTGAAGTGGCTATAGATATTCGTAGTTCCTCAAGTTTAGTTCTCAGGCCCCtaacattttgaaaataaagagaCAGTTTTGAGAGAGCATTTAGTTTTTTGGCGCATTGTGACGCGCAGACGATGAAGAATTGTTTACGATACAAGGAACACCATGGATAAACGGATTGTCTTATTAGTCGCCCTGACTTTGTAGTGATTCTAATTTCTGTCTGAGTTGCCGCAAGTGATCGCGTTCAAGAGAAGTTTTGTCGTCCGTTACTTTGTACTGTTCTGATATTGTATGTCTATTAATTAATACCTGACGAGCCAAGTTGGAATCACTCAGAGTTACCCTCAATAACCTAGGCTTTGACCCCGGTTTACGAAGACGTACCACACGAATGTCGCCAGAATTTGGAGGTAGTATGTCGCGCAGGAGATCCTCGACGATGTGGGGCCCTCCGCGAGACCATGGACGATGATGTCTCCCCTTCTCAGCAATTTCCGATACATTGAATGTGGAATCCGCAAGGTTACTGGTTTGTTTCTGGGGTACGGGGACATTTTTCAGAGCTTGAACCCTTGTAGTAATTAAGTTCACTTCTGAGCGCAATGAATTTAGCTCTTCTTTGATGTGCAATATTTCTGTTTTAAGAGTGTTTTGAAGCTCCTGGATATCTTTACAGATTTCGCGCCGCACGTTTAGAAATTCCATGCGCATTAGATCCCTGATGTCATCGGCAGCACAAGTAGTGACATCGGTTGATGTCTGAGTTAATCGACTGGGAGAGTTACCAGGAGATGGCACCGCGGTAATTTTACATCTAAGCCCGCTCACAGGTGACCGGGTTGACCACTTGCGTTCTGCAGCCCTTGCATTTATCACTCATAGCGGCTTTTAATATAATGTGTAAGACAATAGGAAAATATTTCCGAAGCATACAAATGTTCACTGGTTCGATAACGTGTTTAGGAGTAACACTTAATTGTTGTTATTAATACACTAATGTTGAAATTATAGTCCCGGTTTGAGTCAATGTCCGGTTTTGATTGTAAGTCTACTAATCACAGTAGAGCAATTCAATAGAATTGGCTGAATTTGGGATTAAGTGATTAACTGAAGAGACACAATAGATATTTCTATAATGCAGcaaggtgacattaccggcaaaaatggacCTATTAAGGGGGTAGATATCTGCTAcatggtaataataaaatcattaaaagtgtCAGAACATTATACACACATTCCTTATGAACAAGTTCCATTAAACAGATTTCAAGAAttccgattttcattttttgactTTCGTCCACGTTTTCGGCGATTCTCGCCACTGTGCGTCGCACATGAGCCTTCAAAGTTGATGATTTTGTGAAGTCAATTTCATCGGGCAAAGTTTATGTGAGGATTTCTAAAGCACTACACAGTTTACTTTATGAAACTATATTTATGCAaagataaaatgaataatataattaaagaaaagaatacaTAATTGAGAAAAAGTATATAAGACGTGCATACTGCACGTGGACATTCCGTGGACCAActaacttattgttagatcgGTCGCAACGCCCAAGGGAAAGATTAACGAAGGGTGCGCACTCTTGCGATCGATTGACGCATATAGATCATTCTCTCACAGTTTAACATAAtgctgttcattattttttaagtaTTATGTTCTTTCGCTAATATTGCCACTTTATATGATcctttttgaatataattatgtaagttgcacaacaaaatgtttatttttaactgtgatataggacgaaatagaaagaatggacatatttaatgtttacGTAAGGTAAAAGTTGTGTTCTACACGGATCTACACGTTCAAATTAGGCTTAAATTAAAACTGGAAGTTTCCTGAATAAGGCTCTGTAAAAATATCTTGCGGTAATTTGCGGTCTTCTGAGTTATTCACATTTTTGTGCACATGCGCACCCTATTAGCGTACATGACACCAGCAGTTTCAGTTGTTTCTTAAATATGTTGTCACTGTTGATGATCTGTACATATTGTTTTACATATTCTAGGCATTATCttacaattttttatcattGCGGAGTATAAGTTAATTGTTGACAAGATTACTGcgagatgtaattcaatttttcgataATGCTAATATCAACGAatctgaagaagaagaagaagaagaagaagaagaagaagaagaagaagcagaagaagatGATGGtgagaagaagaagtagaaaaataagaagaggaagaagaagaagaggaggaaaaagaagcagaaaaacaagaagaagaagtagaagaagtagaagatgAACAGGAAAGTAActtagaataatttatgtatataagtatgtttatcagtaaatattatctattttgtatatattaatgtatatatgtatcATATTGtgcatttcttttcatttttttaatattacacgtATAAAAAAAGATGTGCCATTCtgattaacaatttaaatgtaactttcaagtcacactatataaaaataaaatatttttcattagaaaagtatattattatccttccgcaattataatattgtaatttatttgattaatttaccGTCAtcgacatctttgcaactgtgaagactatgCGCATCGAAACTATTTTACTATACATTTTCAGCTCGAAAATGCAAACAAAGTTGTCCCCATACACTCGTAtcgaatttttgatactgcgtgtgattgtataaaatcgttacatggtttccgaagtagtttattaactctgtcggtggtctcagatttccaaaagaatcgaaatatttaacatgaTTATCCTGgtttacgtaagctac from Osmia bicornis bicornis chromosome 15, iOsmBic2.1, whole genome shotgun sequence includes the following:
- the LOC114880801 gene encoding uncharacterized protein LOC114880801 isoform X2, which encodes MRMEFLNVRREICKDIQELQNTLKTEILHIKEELNSLRSEVNLITTRVQALKNVPVPQKQTSNLADSTFNVSEIAEKGRHHRPWSRGGPHIVEDLLRDILPPNSGDIRVEHG
- the LOC114880801 gene encoding uncharacterized protein LOC114880801 isoform X1 gives rise to the protein MRMEFLNVRREICKDIQELQNTLKTEILHIKEELNSLRSEVNLITTRVQALKNVPVPQKQTSNLADSTFNVSEIAEKGRHHRPWSRGGPHIVEDLLRDILPPNSGDIRVVRLRKPGSKPRLLRVTLSDSNLARQEHG
- the LOC114880801 gene encoding uncharacterized protein LOC114880801 isoform X3: MRMEFLNVRREICKDIQELQNTLKTEILHIKEELNSLRSEVNLITTRVQALKNVPVPQKQTSNLADSTFNVSEIAEKGRHHRPWSRGGPHIVEDLLRDILPPNSGDIRVIFT